The Paramisgurnus dabryanus chromosome 6, PD_genome_1.1, whole genome shotgun sequence genome has a window encoding:
- the LOC135749510 gene encoding beta-1,3-galactosyltransferase 2 → MRMNHRRCCRHLTFLFILLVCIGGLVVLGYWWPCQTNHRVKPLAARGVHIMKTDSNSSATKLKKWKELETPHVRLMSEVNFSSSSDEGSQQGLANSLGLDISLSGEMRMEKTLKVEPYKYVRNEPNACLQQDPFLVLLIAVEPKREDARNAIRKTWGNESVADGLGFVRLFLMGVQEDKLQRTIEAESNRYHDIIQQEYMDTYQNLTIKTLMGMYWVATYCPRANYVMKTDSDVFVNTEYLIHKLLKPKGLPRRKYFTGHLMRGHGPIRNKRSKWYMSPELYPSERYPTFCSGTGYVFSGDMAQRIYGASLSIHRLHLEDVYVGICLAKLRIDPVPPPNEFLFNHWRVSYSSCKYSHLITSHQFHPNELIKYWQHLQSNKHNACINMPWKVKDKMNKLQRKLLSTTQWRKETFG, encoded by the coding sequence ATGCGGATGAATCACAGACGCTGCTGCAGGCATCTCACCTTTCTCTTCATTCTGCTCGTGTGTATAGGAGGACTTGTCGTTCTGGGCTACTGGTGGCCTTGCCAGACGAACCACAGGGTGAAACCGCTGGCTGCTCGAGGGGTGCACATCATGAAAACAGACTCCAACTCGAGCGCAACAAAACTTAAAAAGTGGAAAGAACTGGAGACGCCCCATGTACGTTTGATGTCCGAGGTAAATTTCAGTTCATCTTCAGATGAAGGATCGCAGCAGGGCTTGGCAAACTCCTTGGGTTTGGACATCAGTTTAAGCGGGGAGATGAGAATGGAAAAAACACTTAAGGTTGAGCCGTACAAGTATGTCCGTAATGAGCCAAATGCATGTCTACAACAAGATCCATTCTTAGTGCTTCTGATTGCAGTCGAACCCAAGCGAGAGGACGCCAGGAACGCTATCAGAAAAACGTGGGGCAATGAAAGCGTGGCCGATGGCTTAGGTTTTGTGCGTCTTTTTCTGATGGGAGTACAGGAAGACAAACTGCAGCGCACAATCGAGGCTGAAAGTAATCGGTACCATGACATAATCCAGCAAGAATACATGGACACTTACCAGAACCTTACAATCAAAACCCTGATGGGGATGTACTGGGTGGCAACGTACTGCCCTAGGGCAAACTACGTCATGAAGACGGACAGCGACGTGTTTGTCAATACTGAATACCTCATACATAAACTCCTGAAGCCCAAGGGGCTGCCAAGACGAAAGTACTTCACGGGGCATCTAATGAGAGGCCACGGCCCAATCCGAAACAAGCGTAGCAAATGGTACATGTCACCAGAACTGTACCCGAGCGAGCGATACCCCACATTTTGTTCTGGGACAGGATATGTGTTCTCAGGTGACATGGCCCAGAGGATCTATGGGGCATCCCTGAGCATACATAGGCTGCATTTAGAGGATGTTTACGTGGGTATCTGCCTAGCAAAGCTGAGGATAGATCCTGTGCCACCACCGAATGAATTTCTGTTCAATCACTGGCGAGTGTCTTATTCCAGCTGTAAGTACAGTCATCTGATCACCTCCCATCAGTTTCATCCCAATGAATTGATCAAGTACTGGCAGCATCTTCAGAGCAACAAGCACAATGCCTGCATCAACATGCCATGGAAGGTTAAGGACAAGATGAACAAACTTCAGAGAAAACTGCTTTCCACTACCCAGTGGAGAAAGGAGACTTTTGGGTGA
- the ro60 gene encoding RNA-binding protein RO60, translating to MDPASPPEQLSLVHEQVQNALDRTVTAAVCLRRFLCYGSEGPTYTTKEHALGIENALYLMQFIEGGRGCEVVEEVRRLNLEGHVVCSNPSLFALAVCSQHADCKTKQASLRVLKELCRSPAQLFAFVQYKKELKEGSGMWGRALRRAVTDWYNSQDGMSLAQAVTKCKHRVGWSHRDLLRLSHMKPTNDSVGLVCKYITKGWKAVQEAYGDKENSEDLQKVYAYLEAVEKAKHSTDTLEIIHLIEAHQLEKEQILTNHLKSKEVWKALLKEMPVVVLMKNLGKLTADKFLAPGSTDVAAVCERIQDETALKKAKTHPFNVLVASENYKRGHGKRGKLKWEPETDIVESLECAFCKSISTVEPTGKRFLVAVDVSSSLSSVAHGSSINTVAIAAAMCMVFAQTEADTQVVNFSDGSLVPCAISSDLTLMQVATQFIKTPGGSTDCALPITWASENEKTVDVFIIFTNNQICGKENPAETLKAYRQKSGVFSKLIVCGMIAKSLSIAEPEDCGMLDICGFDSRAVDVIRNFVLDVI from the exons ATGGATCCAGCATCTCCCCCAGAACAGCTGTCACTTGTTCATGAACAGGTGCAGAACGCATTGGACAGAACAGTGACTGCAGCTGTATGTCTACGCCGCTTCCTCTGTTACGGGTCGGAGGGTCCCACCTACACCACTAAAGAGCATGCTCTGGGTATTGAGAACGCCCTGTACCTCATGCAGTTTATTGAGGGTGGTCGGGGCTGTGAGGTGGTAGAAGAGGTCAGACGCTTGAATTTGGAGGGTCACGTCGTCTGCTCCAATCCCAGCCTCTTTGCTCTTGCTGTGTGCTCACAGCACGCAGACTGCAAGACCAAGCAGGCTTCCTTACGGGTGCTGAAGGAGCTGTGTCGATCACCGGCGCAGCTCTTCGCATTTGTGCAGTATAAGAAGGAACTCAAAGAGGGATCTGGGATGTGGGGTCGGGCTCTGCGCAGGGCCGTGACGGATTGGTACAATAGTCAGGATGGGATGAGCTTGGCGCAGGCTGTGACAAAGTGCAAGCACAGGGTGGGCTGGTCACACAGGGACCTTCTCAGACTGTCCCACATGAAGCCAACCAATGACA GTGTTGGTCTTGTTTGCAAATACATCACGAAAGGCTGGAAAGCAGTTCAGGAGGCATATGGCGATAAAGAAAACTCGGAGGATCTTCAAAAGGTTTATGCATATCTAGAGGCTGTGGAGAAAGCCAAGCACTCCACTGATACTCTGGAGATCATCCATCTTATTGAGGCGCACCAGCTGGAGAAAGAGCAGATACTTACCAACCACCTCAAGTCCAAAGAG GTATGGAAAGCTTTGCTGAAAGAGATGCCAGTGGTTGTTTTAATGAAGAATTTGGGGAAGTTGACAGCAGACAAGTTTCTGGCTCCAGGAAGTACAGATGTTGCGGCTGTTTGTGAAAGGATTCAAGATGAGACGGCTTTGAAGAAG GCAAAAACTCACCCATTCAACGTTCTCGTGGCATCTGAAAACTATAAACGGGGTCATGGGAAGCGTGGCAAACTGAAATGGGAGCCAGAAACAGATATTGTTGAATCCCTGGAGTGTGCCTTTTGCAAAAGTATTTCA ACTGTGGAGCCCACAGGCAAGCGGTTTTTGGTGGCTGTCGATGTAAGTTCCTCTCTGAGCAGCGTGGCCCATGGTAGTTCCATCAATACTGTGGCAATAGCAGCAGCAATGTGCATG GTATTTGCACAGACAGAAGCAGACACACAGGTTGTGAACTTCTCTGATGGGTCTTTGGTTCCCTGTGCTATATCATCTGATTTGACACTAATGCAGGTTGCAACACAGTTCATTAAG ACACCTGGTGGTAGCACAGACTGTGCATTACCCATCACCTGGGCCTCAGAAAATGAAAAAactgtggatgttttcatcatttttaccaATAATCAAATCTGTGGGAAGGAAAATCCAGCAGAGACACTTAAGGCATATAGACAA AAAAGTGGAGTATTTTCCAAACTTATTGTGTGTGGAATGATAGCCAAAAGCCTGTCCATCGCTGAGCCTGAAGACTGTGGCATGTTGGACATCTGTGGGTTTGACTCTCGAGCTGTCGATGTCATCCGTAACTTTGTACTTGATGTCATTTAA
- the cdc73 gene encoding parafibromin: MADVLSVLRLYNIQKKEIVAKGDEVIFGEFSWPKNVKTNYVIWGTGKEGQPKEYYTLDSILFLLNNVHLPHPSYVRRAATENIPVVRRPDRKDLLSYLNGESSSSTSIDRSAPIEIGLQRPTQVKRAADDVSSEAKKPRVEDAECVRLDKERLAARLEGHKEGIVQTDQIRSLSEAMSVEKIAAIKAKIMAKKRSTIKTDLDDDITMKQRSFVDAEVDVTRDIVSRERVWRTRTTILQSTGKNFSKSIFAILQSVKAREEGRAPEQRQTQNQTQVDAAIRNKQPVPAAYNRYDQERFKGKEETEGFKIDTMGTYHGMTLKSVTEGASARKAQTPAMQPVPRPVSQARPPPNQKKGSRTPIIIIPAATTSLITMLNAKDLLQDLKFVTPEEKKKLGIQRDNEVLLQRRKDQVQPGGATLTVTVPYRVIDQPLKLAPQDWDRVVAVFVQGPAWQFKGWPWLLPDGSPVDIFAKIRAFHLKYDEARMDPNVQKWDVTVLELSHHKRHLDRPVFLRFWETLDRYMVKHKSHLRF, translated from the exons ATGGCGGACGTGTTGAGTGTTCTTCGCCTTTACAACATCCAGAAAAAGGAGATTGTTGCTAAAGGGGATGAAGTTATTTTTGGGGAATTCTCCTGGCCAAAAAACGTCAAGACTAACTATGTTATTTGGGG TACTGGAAAAGAGGGACAACCGAAAGAGTACTACACTCTTGACTCAATTCTTTTTCTGCTCAACAATGTGCATCTTCCTCACCCTTCATATGTGCGCAGAGCAGCA ACAGAGAACATTCCTGTTGTAAGAAGACCTGACAGAAAAGACTTGCTGTCTTATCTCAATGGAGAAAGTT CGTCATCAACGAGTATCGACAGAAGTGCGCCCATTGAGATTGGGCTCCAAAGACCTACCCAAG TTAAAAGGGCTGCAGATGACGTGTCCTCGGAGGCAAAAAAGCCACGGGTTGAG GATGCGGAGTGTGTGCGTCTGGATAAGGAGCGTCTGGCTGCTCGTCTGGAAGGTCATAAGGAAGGCATTGTACAGACAGATCAGATTAG GTCACTGTCAGAGGCCATGTCTGTGGAGAAGATTGCTGCTATTAAAGCTAAGATCATGGCGAAGAAGCGTTCCACCATCAAGACTGACCTGGATGATGACATCACTATGAAACAGAGAAGCTTTGTGGATGCAGAAGTGGATGTGACCAGAGACATTGTGAGCAGAGAGAGAGTATGGCGGACGAGAACAACGATTTTACAGAGTACTGGCAAG aacTTTTCCAAAAGTATATTTGCCATACTGCAGTCGGTAAAGGCTCGAGAAGAGGGTCGAGCACCTGAACAGAGACAAACACAGAACCAAACTCAGGTG GATGCAGCAATAAGAAATAAACAGCCAGTCCCAGCTGCCTACAACAGATACGATCAGGAGCGATTCAAAGGGAAAGAGG AAACGGAGGGATTCAAAATTGACACTATGGGAACCTATCACGGAATGACCCTTAAGTCTGTGACG GAAGGGGCATCTGCTAGAAAGGCCCAGACACCAGCCATGCAGCCTGTACCCAGGCCAG tgTCTCAGGCAAGACCTCCGCCCAATCAAAAGAAAG GTTCAAGAACTCCCATTATTATCATCCCTGCAGCTACAACATCTTTAATCACAATGCTCAATGCCAAGGACCTCTTACAAGACCTCAA GTTTGTCACAccagaagaaaagaagaagctGGGCATTCAGAGAGACAATGAGGTTCTGCTGCAGAGACGGAAAGATCAGGTGCAGCCAGGTGGAGCCACGCTCACAGTCACCGTTCCCTACAGAGTGATCGACCAACCACTCAAACTGGCTCCGCAGGACTG GGATCGTGTAGTTGCCGTCTTTGTCCAGGGTCCTGCCTGGCAGTTCAAGGGCTGGCCGTGGCTTCTGCCTGATGGATCCCCTGTCGATATTTTTGCCAAAA TCCGAGCCTTTCACCTGAAGTATGATGAGGCACGGATGGACCCAAATGTCCAGAAGTGGGACGTGACTGTGCTGGAGCTGAGCCACCACAAAAGGCATCTGGACAGACCGGTCTTCCTCCGCTTCTGGGAAACACTGGACAG ATACATGGTCAAACACAAGTCCCATCTGAGGTTCTGA